In a single window of the Drosophila subpulchrella strain 33 F10 #4 breed RU33 chromosome X, RU_Dsub_v1.1 Primary Assembly, whole genome shotgun sequence genome:
- the LOC119558207 gene encoding uncharacterized protein LOC119558207 produces the protein MKLFQQIILGLVLIFAIMGSLASGKPQEAKDLDESLVGDSELGESVPEGAQQDYLNVADYTTATPPWWWN, from the coding sequence ATGAAGCTGTTCCAACAAATTATCCTGGGTCTGGTGCTCATCTTCGCCATCATGGGTTCCCTGGCTAGTGGCAAGCCCCAGGAGGCCAAGGACTTGGATGAATCCCTAGTCGGGGATTCGGAGTTGGGCGAATCTGTGCCCGAAGGCGCCCAGCAGGACTATCTCAATGTGGCCGACTACACCACTGCTACTCCTCCATGGTGGTGGAACTAG